Within the Arthrobacter sp. V1I7 genome, the region CCCAGGCCGTGGAGCGCAGTTGCCGGGTGAGGGTTTCGATGCCATAGCCGAACAGCTCGGGGTTCGTCACGGTCCGTTCGAAAAACCGGGACACCGTCGCGTTCGAGGGCAGCTGGCCGAAGACCCCCGGTGAGACCCGCAGGATGTCCAGATCGGACACGTGTTCACCTCCGGCGGCCAGCATCGCCGCCAGAGAACCGACCAGCCGGCCGGGCCGGTGCGTCGCGCCTGCGGGAACGAACTGGCCCAGCCGGTCCTCGCCCAGTGCCCCGAAACCCAGGGCATCCATGAAACCGGTCAGGACCTTCACCCCGGCGTGGGAGACCAGCGACTGGCCGGTGAAAGTGACCGGAACGGACGGAAAAACACAGGTAGACTTTTGCATCGAAAGGGTGCTCCTTCACTCGGCAAATAACGGTCTAGACAACCACTATTTTCCCAGCTCAGAGCACCCTTTCCCTGCTTAAACACACACCCTCAGCCACCCGCCATGAAATCCCCGGGCTAAGTGACTGCGCCTAAATCAGCCGGATCCGGACAGCTGGAAGCCCCAGCGTGTATCCCGCTGGGGCAGACCGTTTAAGGGAGCCGGCGGCGGCTGGGGGGAGAGCCTCGGTCTCAGAAGGCTCTGACGCCGCCGGCTCCGACCTTGGGGCACAATTGCCGGCTAGGGCACTATGCCGTTCCAATGAAGGAGTACGGAGAAGGAAAGTATTGGCGCGACCACCATTAATGGTGGCAGTAGCAGCAACAGCAATCAAGAGCCGGTTTGGAACGACGCTCCCTTGCTGGTGTAACCCTCGGCCGATGCCCGCCTTGAAGTTTCTCATTTGAGACCTTTGTGGTTTTCAAGAACTGACTTAATTGAACCCCCTTGGCCAAATCACTGCACGAGTAGCCTTTACCCGACTTCTGATTCCATTCGCCCCGTCCCACTACTTGGTGATACTCCCGCGGGGCCTGCAGCCCACTTATGAAGTACGCAGACGGACCGAAGCTCAGGCGTGGATGGACCTGTCACCCCCGCTCAGGGGCATCCTCCGGAACAACCAACGGATGATGGCCTTCCCGCTTCACATCAAGGAGTTCCGCCCGCCGGCTGACTCCGAGCTTGGCGAAGATCCGGCTCAGATGTCCCTCTACCGTCCGCGGCGACAAGGACAGGGCAGCGGCGATCTCGGCGTTCGTGGACCCGGCGGCCACGAGCTCCAGGATCTCCGCTTCGCGGGCCGTCAGCACCGGCCCCTGTTCGCTGCGGACAACGCCCACCTGCCCGGATATGCCGGCCTCGCCCATGAGGCGGTGGAGTCTGCGCTGGACCGCGGTGAGCCTCCAGCGGTCCGGGCTGTGTTCCAGGCACGCGGCCGCCTGTTGGGCAGCCTCGAATGCCAGAAGCCCGTGGCCGGCGGCCGCTGCTTCGTCGCTGATCGCAATCAGCCCGGCGGCGTCGGCGGCGGACACTGCGCGGGCATGAGCTTCCAGCAGCCGCGCTTCGAGCCCCTCCACGGCGCTGCTGCTGGAAGCCAAAGCCGGGGCAGTGCCGGTGTCCCCGTTTCTGAGGACCAGCCTTCGGATATCGGTTTCGACGCCTCGGAGGCCTTGGCGCTGCGCCTGGTCGGCCAATGCTCCGAGATCCCCCTGGCCGCCGCCGGTGCCGGTGCCGCCGCCGGTGCCGGTGAAGCGTTCAACCGTAATGCAATACGCCTCGGAGAGCAGTTGAAGGCTCTGCGGCCCGCGGTAGGCGGCGGCGCGGAAACCTTTCGCCTGCTCCTGGGCTTCCCCCGGGTGGCCGGCCAGGACGGCGGCGTAGCCGGCCACGGCGTGTGCGAACGGCAGCATTTCCAGCGGATCAGCGATGGTGAGTTCTTCCACGCCCAGGATCAGCTCGGCAAGGCTTTCAAGGATTCGTCCCTGACGCAGCAGGGCGTACCCGCGCATCGCGTGGAGCGTTCCCCCGCTGTACAGCAGTCGGGTCGGATGTTCAACGACGTAGCCGTCCAGGACGCTGGCGAGCTCCCCCCATTCCCCGGCGCGGATAAGGCTGAGGCAGTGACGTGCCAGGAGCTCTTCCTGGGCCAGCGGCATCGTCAGTCCTCCACCGGCCACACCCGCCCATGCCTCGCGGTCCAGCCGTAGTCCTGCCAGTAGCCGGCCCTGGGCTGCCCGAAGCTCAGCAAGGAGGGAGACTGCCGGAAGGCGGATCTCCGGAATGGCGGCAGCCGCGTCGATCAGATCCTGCAGGTCCGCCTCAACGTCCGACGACGGTCCTTCCCACCGGCGGTGCAGGATGCCGGCCGCCACCCCCGTGGCGGGCGACTGCGACCACGAGGACTCATTCGAGATCAGCTCGGGGTTTCCGGGAGCCGTCTCCGCCTCCCCTCCCTGCAACTCAACGAAAATCCCGGCCGGGAGCAGGGCTGCCAGGCGCGCCGCGAGGTAGAACGGCCGGCCGTGGCGCCACGGCCGCGCGGCCCCCAGGTAGCCGGCGGCTTCCCCGGGCAGCCCGAGGAGGTAATGTGCGTACGCGAGGTGGATTCTGGCCTCCGGGAGGAACCGGGCGTCCCGGATAGCCTGGGCAGCCTGGATCGCGGCCGCCGGTTCGAGATCCGCGTTGGCCGCCGCGGCTGCCTGGAGCAGCTGTTCAGGCGGCACCTGGGCGCCGCAGTCCAAGGACCAGCGGAGCTGGTTCAGGAACGCCTCGGGCCGGACCGCCCCTGCCGAGGGCAGTGCAAAAAGGCTGGCCCGCAAGGTTGCACTCTGGCCTGCCGGGGCACGGCGTCGGATGATTTCGCCCAGCAGCGGGCTGGCCGGCCGCACGGTACGGTCATGTCCAGATGAAACGGTGATGATTCCCGCTGCCTCCAGTGCGTCGACAGCTTTGGGGCTGCTGAACCGCAGGATCTGCCCCAGTGAGAGCGGCCCGGCGAGGGCCACGATGGCGGCTAGCGTTCTCTCCTCCGGGGTCATTGAACGCAGCTGCTGGTCGACGACGTCCGCGGCCGTCACCCCTGCCAGGTCCGGGTTGGTGCGCAGGAACCATACCCCGTGGCGAAGCACGAGGGCACCGCTCGTCCTCGCGTGCTCGATCAGTGACATAAGCATAAGCGGGTTGCCCTCCGCCACTTCGGAGAACACCGCACTCACCCAGGGCGAGACCTCCGCCCGCAGCACCTGTACACAGAGCTCATGGACCGCGGGGCGGGTAAGGGGTGACAGCTCGAACTTGGAAAGGAGCCCGTCATCCCACAGAGTCAGGAACTGCTCCGGGATCGACGGGCCCGGTCGGCTGGTGGCCAGGATGTCAGCGGCACCAACCGCAACGGCGCGCGCAAGCAGTTCCGTGGTCCCGCGGTCCAGGCACTGGGCGTCGTCGACCACGAAGAGCGGCCGGACTGCCTCAGCCCTGAGGCGGTCCGACATGGCTTGGAGAACGGCAGCGTAGGAGTCCAGCTCGGAATCCGGCAGCTCGGCCAGATAAGGCGCCAGGGCTCCGAACGGCACCGCTGCCAGGGCCCGGGTGGCAATCAGGCGGATCACTGCCCCGCGTGGCCGCAATTCGCGGAGCACCGCCTTGGACACCGCCGTCTTGCCGGTTCCCGCAGCCCCGACG harbors:
- a CDS encoding LuxR family transcriptional regulator, translating into MEGLAETAPLIGRSGLVVDVARSLLDGSRSGALIVGAAGTGKTAVSKAVLRELRPRGAVIRLIATRALAAVPFGALAPYLAELPDSELDSYAAVLQAMSDRLRAEAVRPLFVVDDAQCLDRGTTELLARAVAVGAADILATSRPGPSIPEQFLTLWDDGLLSKFELSPLTRPAVHELCVQVLRAEVSPWVSAVFSEVAEGNPLMLMSLIEHARTSGALVLRHGVWFLRTNPDLAGVTAADVVDQQLRSMTPEERTLAAIVALAGPLSLGQILRFSSPKAVDALEAAGIITVSSGHDRTVRPASPLLGEIIRRRAPAGQSATLRASLFALPSAGAVRPEAFLNQLRWSLDCGAQVPPEQLLQAAAAANADLEPAAAIQAAQAIRDARFLPEARIHLAYAHYLLGLPGEAAGYLGAARPWRHGRPFYLAARLAALLPAGIFVELQGGEAETAPGNPELISNESSWSQSPATGVAAGILHRRWEGPSSDVEADLQDLIDAAAAIPEIRLPAVSLLAELRAAQGRLLAGLRLDREAWAGVAGGGLTMPLAQEELLARHCLSLIRAGEWGELASVLDGYVVEHPTRLLYSGGTLHAMRGYALLRQGRILESLAELILGVEELTIADPLEMLPFAHAVAGYAAVLAGHPGEAQEQAKGFRAAAYRGPQSLQLLSEAYCITVERFTGTGGGTGTGGGQGDLGALADQAQRQGLRGVETDIRRLVLRNGDTGTAPALASSSSAVEGLEARLLEAHARAVSAADAAGLIAISDEAAAAGHGLLAFEAAQQAAACLEHSPDRWRLTAVQRRLHRLMGEAGISGQVGVVRSEQGPVLTAREAEILELVAAGSTNAEIAAALSLSPRTVEGHLSRIFAKLGVSRRAELLDVKREGHHPLVVPEDAPERG